Proteins encoded together in one Roseibacterium elongatum DSM 19469 window:
- a CDS encoding EVE domain-containing protein: MRYWLFKSEPSTWSWDDQIAKGDAGEEWDGVRNYQARNFMREMAVGDRGFFYHSQKEKAVVGLVEVIAEAHPDSTTDDDRWECVDIKALESLPDPVMLEQIKAREDLAQMVLVTNSRLSVQPVTEAEFQTICAMGGL; the protein is encoded by the coding sequence ATGCGCTACTGGCTGTTCAAATCCGAACCGTCCACATGGTCGTGGGACGATCAGATCGCCAAGGGCGACGCAGGCGAGGAATGGGATGGCGTCCGCAACTACCAGGCGCGCAATTTCATGCGCGAGATGGCGGTGGGCGACAGGGGGTTCTTCTACCATTCGCAAAAGGAAAAGGCGGTGGTTGGCCTGGTCGAGGTGATCGCCGAAGCCCATCCCGACAGCACCACCGATGACGACCGCTGGGAGTGCGTGGACATCAAGGCGCTGGAAAGCCTGCCCGATCCCGTGATGCTCGAACAGATCAAGGCGCGCGAGGATCTGGCCCAGATGGTGCTGGTGACCAATTCGCGCCTGTCCGTCCAGCCCGTGACCGAGGCCGAGTTCCAGACCATCTGCGCGATGGGCGGCCTGTGA
- a CDS encoding LysR family transcriptional regulator produces MDWRDIPSLSALRAFEAAARLGSYSEAARALNVTHAAIAQHVRTLEAHFGQALMARAGRGVAPTEAGARLARDLSAGFGEIAGGVRALMQGRADRPVTVTTTPSFAEAWLMPRLAQFWSAHPEVPLSVSAEARVSDLRRDGYDLAIRYGRGDWPGLESLRLTDPGIVAVAAPQVAQRLAGAWPDPEAEGALKRLDRLRWLVDPQDAEFYAWLRAGGIDPDALQATRLETNPMVLAACRSGAGVSVQPRAVVEGDLAEGRLVVLAEQSDSPLAYHLVHLPGPMPPRVKTFVTWLRRSMTP; encoded by the coding sequence ATGGACTGGCGTGATATCCCCTCGCTTTCGGCGCTCCGGGCGTTCGAGGCGGCGGCGCGGCTGGGCTCGTATTCCGAGGCGGCGCGCGCGCTGAACGTCACCCATGCCGCCATTGCCCAGCATGTGCGCACGCTCGAGGCGCATTTTGGCCAGGCCCTGATGGCGCGGGCGGGGCGGGGCGTGGCCCCGACCGAGGCCGGCGCACGCCTGGCGCGGGACCTGTCGGCGGGGTTCGGGGAAATCGCGGGCGGCGTGCGGGCGTTGATGCAGGGGCGCGCCGACCGGCCGGTGACGGTCACCACGACGCCCAGTTTTGCCGAAGCCTGGCTGATGCCGCGCCTGGCGCAGTTCTGGTCGGCGCATCCCGAGGTGCCGCTGAGCGTGTCGGCCGAGGCGCGCGTGTCGGACCTGCGGCGCGACGGCTATGACCTGGCGATCCGCTATGGGCGCGGCGACTGGCCGGGGCTCGAGTCCCTGCGCCTGACCGACCCCGGCATCGTGGCCGTCGCCGCGCCGCAGGTGGCGCAGCGGCTGGCCGGGGCCTGGCCCGACCCCGAGGCGGAGGGCGCGTTGAAACGCCTGGACAGGCTGCGCTGGCTGGTCGATCCGCAGGATGCGGAGTTCTACGCCTGGCTGCGCGCGGGCGGTATCGACCCCGATGCCTTGCAGGCCACGCGGCTGGAAACCAACCCGATGGTGCTGGCCGCCTGCCGCAGCGGGGCCGGCGTGTCGGTGCAACCGCGCGCGGTGGTCGAGGGCGATCTGGCCGAGGGGCGGTTGGTGGTGCTGGCCGAGCAATCCGACAGCCCGCTGGCCTATCACCTCGTGCATCTGCCGGGGCCGATGCCGCCCCGGGTCAAGACCTTCGTCACGTGGCTCAGGCGATCGATGACGCCCTGA
- a CDS encoding GNAT family N-acetyltransferase, with product MTQLHVRPAHDLDAREMAAILNDVIAIGGTTAMTGRIDASYFVDRMRAERDAASWLVAETPDGEIVGFQWITRGGAYLPPEAAEIATFAKPGWQGVGIGSRLMEATKAAARTLGYAWINANIRADNASGLTYYQSCGFEDWGRQKGVRLGDGQIVDKVLKRYDLV from the coding sequence ATGACGCAATTGCACGTCCGCCCCGCCCATGATCTGGACGCGCGCGAAATGGCGGCCATTCTGAACGACGTGATCGCGATCGGCGGGACGACCGCAATGACCGGGCGCATCGACGCGTCCTATTTCGTGGACCGGATGAGGGCCGAGCGCGACGCCGCGTCGTGGCTGGTGGCCGAAACGCCCGATGGGGAAATCGTGGGCTTTCAATGGATCACGCGCGGCGGTGCCTATCTGCCGCCCGAGGCCGCCGAGATCGCCACCTTCGCCAAACCGGGCTGGCAGGGGGTTGGCATCGGGTCGCGGCTGATGGAGGCGACCAAGGCGGCGGCCAGAACCCTCGGATATGCGTGGATCAACGCCAATATCCGTGCCGATAACGCCAGCGGGCTGACCTATTACCAATCCTGCGGGTTCGAGGATTGGGGGCGGCAAAAGGGCGTGCGGCTGGGCGACGGGCAGATCGTGGACAAGGTGCTGAAGCGTTATGACCTGGTCTGA
- a CDS encoding COG4223 family protein, translating into MARRSSKGSDGASDTRDETQIPETTPPEGDIGQDSIPPETGSGADEAMMPPDDGAETVTVADAETVAPDADMADTPETTSDPVPDATGIFADVPADPAEDSMSPEGEDTIDAEAAETADADGDASERDDETPGTEGEDTLAAVEADSDAAPEAPEAPEAKTPETEKPNTPPPATVVEKRGPGFVPLLLGGVVAAGLGYGATYMGYLPMPADDAAASRLESVIAQQSETLSALQAQVTALGEAPATAGVDLAPLSEQIGALETRLSETTDTIADLATRITTLEDRPLFSGDVDADLAAAAETVTELEGQLRAQEEEAARIEAEATAAQDAAAEAAAQAEAAIAEAEAQAQAALEEAAAEAALGELRIAVTTGAPFAEAVATISAATEVPQALTAAAENGVATVEELQDGFPAAARAALPVALRETAGEDPVERFTAFLQGQVGGRSIEPREGDDPDAVLSRAQAAVDRADFAAALTEIAALPETAQAEMADWMAQAETRAAVDAALVTVADALAGSN; encoded by the coding sequence GTGGCGAGACGATCCTCGAAAGGCTCTGACGGGGCCAGCGATACGCGCGACGAAACCCAGATCCCCGAAACGACCCCGCCCGAGGGGGACATCGGACAGGATAGCATCCCCCCCGAAACCGGGAGCGGGGCCGACGAGGCGATGATGCCCCCCGATGACGGGGCCGAGACCGTCACGGTGGCAGATGCCGAAACGGTCGCCCCGGATGCGGATATGGCCGACACCCCCGAAACGACGTCAGACCCGGTGCCCGACGCGACGGGTATCTTCGCGGATGTTCCTGCAGATCCCGCCGAGGACAGCATGTCGCCCGAGGGCGAGGACACCATCGACGCCGAAGCCGCTGAGACGGCCGACGCGGACGGCGACGCATCTGAGCGGGACGACGAGACGCCCGGCACCGAGGGTGAAGACACTCTTGCCGCCGTCGAGGCCGACAGCGATGCCGCGCCCGAGGCACCCGAGGCACCCGAGGCTAAAACACCCGAAACCGAGAAACCGAACACCCCGCCGCCGGCGACCGTCGTCGAAAAGCGTGGGCCGGGTTTTGTGCCGCTGCTCCTGGGGGGTGTGGTCGCCGCCGGGTTGGGCTATGGCGCGACCTACATGGGCTATCTGCCGATGCCGGCCGATGATGCCGCCGCCAGCCGCCTGGAAAGCGTGATCGCGCAGCAATCCGAAACCCTCAGCGCCCTGCAGGCGCAGGTGACGGCCCTGGGTGAGGCCCCCGCCACCGCCGGGGTCGATCTTGCGCCGCTGAGCGAGCAGATCGGCGCGCTCGAGACACGCCTGAGCGAAACCACCGATACGATCGCGGACCTGGCGACGCGGATCACCACGCTGGAGGATCGGCCACTGTTTTCGGGCGATGTCGACGCCGATCTTGCGGCCGCGGCCGAAACCGTGACCGAGTTGGAAGGCCAGTTGCGCGCCCAGGAGGAAGAAGCCGCCCGGATCGAGGCCGAGGCCACCGCCGCGCAAGACGCCGCCGCCGAGGCGGCCGCCCAGGCCGAGGCCGCCATCGCCGAGGCCGAGGCCCAGGCGCAGGCCGCGCTGGAAGAGGCCGCCGCCGAGGCCGCGCTGGGCGAATTGCGCATCGCGGTCACGACCGGTGCCCCCTTTGCCGAGGCCGTCGCCACCATCTCCGCCGCGACCGAGGTGCCCCAGGCCCTGACCGCCGCCGCCGAAAACGGTGTCGCCACCGTCGAAGAGTTGCAGGATGGCTTTCCGGCCGCCGCCCGCGCGGCCCTGCCGGTCGCCTTGCGCGAAACCGCCGGCGAAGACCCGGTGGAGCGGTTCACGGCCTTCCTTCAGGGGCAGGTCGGCGGACGCTCGATCGAGCCGCGCGAAGGCGATGACCCCGACGCGGTGCTGTCGCGGGCCCAGGCCGCCGTCGATCGCGCCGATTTCGCCGCCGCGCTGACCGAGATCGCGGCCCTGCCCGAAACGGCACAGGCCGAAATGGCCGACTGGATGGCCCAGGCCGAAACACGCGCCGCTGTAGATGCGGCCCTGGTGACCGTCGCCGACGCGCTCGCCGGCAGCAACTGA
- the ahcY gene encoding adenosylhomocysteinase: MGTDYIVKDITLADYGRKELDIAETEMPGLMALREEYGASKPLKGARIAGSLHMTIQTAVLIETLVELGADVRWASCNIFSTQDHAAAAIAAGGTPVFAVKGETLEEYWDYCDRIFHFEEGGANMILDDGGDATLYVLLGARVEEGETDLIEVPTSEEEVALFAQIKKRLAESPGWFTKQRHMIQGVTEETTTGVHRLYQMMEKGHLPFPAINVNDSVTKSKFDNKYGCKESLVDGIRRATDTMMAGKVAVVCGYGDVGKGSAASLSGAGARVKVTEADPICALQAAMDGYEVVLLEDVLHDADIFITTTGNKDVIRIEHMREMKDMAIVGNIGHFDNEIQVAALKNHKWTNIKDQVDMIEMPSGSRIILLSEGRLLNLGNATGHPSFVMSASFTNQVLAQIELFTRGEDYENRVYILPKLLDEKVARLHLKKIGVKLTELAKEQADYIGVPVEGPYKPEHYRY, encoded by the coding sequence ATGGGCACGGACTATATCGTCAAGGACATCACGCTCGCCGACTATGGCCGCAAGGAACTGGACATCGCCGAAACCGAAATGCCGGGCCTGATGGCCCTGCGCGAGGAATACGGCGCCTCCAAGCCGCTCAAGGGCGCGCGCATCGCCGGGTCGCTGCACATGACGATCCAGACGGCTGTCCTGATCGAGACGCTGGTCGAGCTGGGCGCCGATGTGCGCTGGGCCTCGTGCAACATCTTCTCGACACAGGATCACGCCGCCGCCGCGATCGCCGCGGGCGGCACGCCGGTTTTTGCCGTCAAGGGCGAAACGCTCGAGGAATACTGGGACTATTGCGACCGCATCTTCCATTTCGAGGAAGGCGGCGCGAACATGATCCTGGACGATGGCGGTGACGCGACCCTGTATGTTCTGCTGGGCGCCCGTGTCGAAGAGGGCGAGACCGACCTGATCGAGGTGCCGACCAGCGAGGAAGAGGTCGCGCTGTTTGCCCAGATCAAGAAGCGCCTGGCCGAAAGCCCCGGCTGGTTCACCAAGCAGCGCCACATGATCCAGGGCGTGACCGAGGAAACCACCACCGGCGTGCATCGCCTGTATCAGATGATGGAGAAAGGCCACCTGCCCTTCCCCGCCATCAACGTGAACGACAGCGTCACCAAGTCGAAATTCGACAACAAGTACGGCTGCAAGGAAAGCCTTGTCGACGGCATCCGCCGCGCCACCGACACGATGATGGCCGGCAAGGTCGCCGTCGTCTGCGGCTATGGCGATGTGGGCAAGGGCTCGGCCGCGTCGCTCAGCGGGGCGGGCGCGCGCGTCAAGGTAACCGAAGCCGACCCGATCTGCGCGCTGCAGGCCGCGATGGACGGCTACGAGGTCGTCCTGCTGGAAGACGTGCTGCACGACGCCGACATCTTCATCACCACCACCGGCAACAAGGATGTCATCCGCATCGAGCACATGCGCGAGATGAAGGACATGGCGATCGTCGGGAATATCGGCCATTTCGACAACGAAATTCAGGTCGCCGCGCTGAAGAACCACAAGTGGACCAACATCAAGGATCAGGTGGACATGATCGAAATGCCCTCGGGCAGCCGCATCATCCTGCTGTCCGAGGGGCGTCTGTTGAACCTTGGCAACGCCACAGGCCACCCGTCCTTCGTGATGTCGGCCAGCTTCACCAACCAGGTGCTGGCCCAGATCGAGCTGTTCACCCGCGGCGAGGACTACGAGAACCGCGTCTATATCCTGCCCAAACTGCTGGATGAAAAGGTGGCGCGCCTGCATCTGAAGAAGATCGGCGTGAAACTGACCGAACTGGCCAAGGAACAGGCCGACTATATCGGCGTGCCGGTCGAGGGCCCGTACAAGCCCGAACACTACCGCTACTGA
- a CDS encoding DUF2853 family protein, with the protein MGKRDDLIAHYAEDLRNKCGIEPDMDLLTKVTIGCGPAIYDADASTVAGSQEHELETVKNNFLVKKLGLSDGPELMDAINSVIETYGKSERNKYRAVVYYMLTKHFGKESVYG; encoded by the coding sequence ATGGGCAAGCGCGACGACCTGATCGCTCACTACGCCGAGGACCTGCGCAACAAATGCGGGATCGAGCCGGATATGGACCTGTTGACCAAGGTCACGATCGGCTGCGGCCCGGCGATCTACGATGCCGATGCCTCGACCGTGGCCGGCAGCCAGGAGCACGAGCTGGAAACGGTGAAGAACAACTTCCTGGTCAAGAAGCTGGGCCTGTCCGACGGCCCCGAGCTGATGGACGCCATCAACAGCGTGATCGAGACCTACGGCAAATCCGAGCGCAACAAGTATCGCGCCGTGGTCTATTACATGCTGACCAAGCATTTCGGCAAAGAGAGCGTTTACGGCTGA
- a CDS encoding heme biosynthesis protein HemY, protein MLWSLLKVLIFIAIVGLLTLGVGYLTEMQDAAVLTVAGREFVLTPLIAILGALALLISVWVLFKLVGLLIATLRFLNGDETAISRYFDRRSERKGYEALSEGMMALAAGEGRLAIRKAERAEKYLGRPELTKLVVAQGAEMVGDRKLATDTYKALVTDDRTRFVGVRGLMKQKLEDGDTDTALELGKRALVLRPKNEEVQTKLLDLQARSEDWQGARQTLAAALKSGNIPRDMHKRRDAVLALAHAREAMAEGKVAEATREANAANAMAPGLVPAAVMAARLAIADGKPRVATKILKTAWDSTPHPDLAAAFAAIAPDESPSDRLKRFRPLLAKHASDPESKMLEAELHIAAEDFPAARRALGDLAETLPTARSLTIMAAIERGQGAEDRVVRAWLAKAVTASRGPQWICEVDGKAYPEWQPVTDGGFDTLTWKTAPQSEAALAGPAQMLPLIVGALEDQTPGSAAAQEAEIVEDAAPAQAADTATPGDAQPAEAPAEERPTPERA, encoded by the coding sequence ATGCTCTGGTCTCTGCTGAAAGTACTGATCTTCATCGCCATCGTGGGTTTGCTGACGCTGGGCGTCGGCTACCTGACCGAGATGCAGGATGCCGCCGTCCTGACGGTGGCCGGGCGCGAGTTCGTCCTGACGCCCTTGATCGCGATCCTCGGGGCGCTGGCGCTGCTGATCTCGGTCTGGGTGTTGTTCAAACTCGTGGGGCTGCTGATCGCCACCTTGCGGTTCCTCAACGGGGACGAAACCGCCATCAGCCGCTATTTTGACCGCCGCTCCGAGCGCAAGGGCTATGAGGCCCTGAGCGAGGGCATGATGGCACTGGCCGCCGGCGAAGGGCGACTGGCCATCCGCAAGGCCGAGCGGGCCGAGAAATACCTCGGGCGGCCCGAACTGACCAAGCTGGTCGTGGCCCAGGGCGCCGAGATGGTCGGCGATCGCAAGCTTGCCACCGACACCTACAAGGCGCTGGTCACCGACGACCGCACCCGCTTCGTGGGCGTGCGTGGCCTGATGAAGCAAAAGCTCGAGGATGGCGACACCGACACCGCGCTCGAGCTGGGCAAACGCGCCCTGGTCCTGCGGCCCAAGAACGAGGAGGTGCAGACCAAACTGCTGGATCTTCAGGCCCGGTCCGAGGATTGGCAGGGTGCGCGTCAGACGCTGGCCGCGGCGCTCAAGTCCGGCAACATACCGCGCGACATGCACAAGCGCCGAGATGCCGTTCTGGCTCTGGCCCATGCGCGCGAGGCCATGGCCGAGGGCAAGGTGGCCGAGGCCACGCGCGAAGCGAACGCGGCCAATGCCATGGCGCCGGGGCTGGTGCCTGCCGCCGTCATGGCCGCACGCCTGGCGATTGCCGATGGCAAGCCGCGCGTCGCCACCAAGATCCTCAAGACAGCCTGGGACAGCACACCGCACCCCGATCTGGCCGCCGCCTTTGCCGCCATCGCGCCAGACGAGTCGCCGTCCGATCGCCTCAAGCGCTTTCGTCCGTTGCTGGCCAAGCATGCCAGCGATCCCGAATCCAAGATGCTCGAGGCGGAGTTGCACATCGCGGCCGAGGATTTCCCCGCCGCCCGTCGGGCCCTTGGCGATCTGGCCGAAACCCTTCCGACCGCACGGTCGCTGACCATCATGGCGGCGATCGAACGCGGCCAGGGTGCCGAGGACCGTGTCGTGCGGGCGTGGCTGGCCAAGGCCGTGACCGCCTCGCGCGGGCCGCAGTGGATCTGCGAGGTTGACGGCAAGGCCTATCCCGAATGGCAACCGGTCACCGATGGCGGCTTTGACACGCTGACCTGGAAGACGGCCCCGCAATCCGAGGCGGCGCTGGCCGGCCCGGCGCAGATGCTGCCCCTGATCGTTGGCGCGCTGGAGGATCAGACACCGGGATCGGCAGCGGCGCAGGAGGCCGAGATCGTCGAGGACGCCGCCCCGGCCCAGGCCGCGGATACCGCAACCCCCGGCGATGCGCAGCCCGCCGAGGCGCCAGCCGAAGAAAGGCCGACGCCGGAACGGGCCTGA
- a CDS encoding uroporphyrinogen-III synthase, translated as MSDNPPPLVLLTRPRAQSERFARALDTRLPGVAVAIAPLMEVVPLPAPPEARTAPTMIFTSENAVPQAGAGQGRLAWCVGTRTQAAARAAGFRAHSVDGTANDLVARLAQDPPPGPIWHLHGVHVRGDVAKRLCRAGLDVREAAVYDQREMPPDATLDAALARDGVIAPVFSPRSAKLLAQAAEGADAARLTLVAISAAARDALPAAWQDRTILAETPDAAAILEAIARRIGT; from the coding sequence ATGTCTGACAATCCACCCCCCCTTGTCCTGCTGACGCGCCCCAGGGCGCAATCCGAGCGGTTCGCCCGCGCGCTGGACACACGCCTGCCGGGGGTCGCGGTGGCCATCGCCCCCCTGATGGAGGTGGTGCCCCTGCCCGCCCCGCCCGAGGCGCGGACGGCACCGACCATGATCTTCACGTCGGAAAACGCGGTCCCGCAGGCCGGGGCCGGACAGGGCCGGCTGGCCTGGTGCGTCGGGACCCGGACCCAGGCGGCCGCCCGCGCGGCGGGGTTCAGGGCGCATTCGGTGGACGGCACGGCCAATGACCTCGTGGCACGGCTGGCCCAGGACCCGCCCCCCGGCCCGATCTGGCACCTGCATGGCGTGCATGTGCGCGGCGACGTAGCCAAACGGTTGTGCCGCGCCGGGCTGGATGTCCGCGAGGCGGCCGTCTACGATCAGCGCGAAATGCCGCCGGACGCGACCCTTGACGCGGCCCTGGCGCGGGACGGGGTGATCGCGCCGGTCTTTTCGCCGCGCTCGGCCAAGCTGCTGGCGCAGGCCGCCGAGGGCGCGGACGCCGCGCGACTCACCCTTGTCGCGATCAGTGCGGCGGCGCGCGATGCCCTGCCGGCGGCCTGGCAAGACCGGACGATCTTGGCCGAAACCCCGGACGCGGCGGCCATTCTGGAGGCGATCGCGCGACGGATTGGCACCTAG
- a CDS encoding HD domain-containing protein, whose protein sequence is MPKAPPRAWQRMLSGRRLDLLDPTPMDIEIEDIAHGLAFVARWNGQTRGDFAYSVAEHSILVEEIHTRLQPQAPVKWRLAALLHDAPEYVIGDMISPVKAAVGPGYGELDTRLTAAIHLRFGLPAILPKTVKAAIKRADRISAWLEAVQLAGFAEAEADRFFGRPDAALVEGLTLRLRPPAEVRAEFTARHAALMAAL, encoded by the coding sequence ATGCCCAAAGCCCCCCCGCGCGCGTGGCAACGCATGTTGTCCGGCCGCCGTCTGGACCTGCTGGACCCGACGCCGATGGATATCGAGATCGAGGATATCGCCCATGGCCTTGCCTTTGTTGCGCGCTGGAACGGGCAGACGCGGGGCGATTTCGCCTATTCGGTGGCCGAGCATTCCATCCTGGTCGAGGAAATCCACACCCGCCTGCAGCCGCAGGCGCCGGTGAAATGGCGTCTGGCCGCGCTGCTGCATGACGCGCCCGAGTACGTGATCGGCGACATGATAAGCCCGGTCAAGGCCGCGGTCGGGCCGGGCTATGGCGAGCTGGATACGCGCCTGACCGCCGCGATCCACCTGAGGTTCGGGTTGCCGGCCATCCTGCCCAAGACGGTGAAGGCGGCGATCAAGCGGGCCGATCGCATCTCGGCCTGGCTGGAGGCGGTGCAACTGGCCGGGTTCGCCGAGGCCGAGGCCGACCGGTTCTTTGGCCGGCCGGATGCGGCGTTGGTCGAGGGCCTGACCCTGCGCCTGCGCCCGCCGGCCGAGGTCCGCGCCGAGTTCACCGCGCGCCACGCGGCGCTGATGGCGGCGCTGTGA
- a CDS encoding ketopantoate reductase family protein codes for MRIIIYGMGAVGGVVAAALARSGQSVIGIARGAMAQAVAARGLRLRAPGLDAWVPVPVVCHPSEIDWRDDDLILLCMKSQDTQAALEDLRSAGVTRQALFCAQNGVANESAALRLFPNVHGVTVMMPALYLVPGEVAVFTEPKFGIFDLGRYPGGVDADDRRMATALEAAMIATNLLPDVMASKRGKLLLNLGNILKAALGHQAETGTLGQRVRAEAEAVFRAAGLDWQPPEETDAQRDALMRPVDSLPGVARVGGSTNQSLLRGAIRLETDYLNGEIALLGRLHGLDTPLNAGLCRVAAHLAVKRLRPGDMTLPEVEAMLAMDQTEPI; via the coding sequence ATGCGCATCATCATCTATGGCATGGGCGCGGTCGGGGGCGTTGTGGCGGCGGCGCTGGCGCGGTCGGGCCAGTCGGTGATCGGCATCGCGCGCGGCGCGATGGCACAGGCGGTTGCGGCGCGGGGCCTGCGCCTGCGCGCGCCGGGTCTGGACGCGTGGGTCCCGGTTCCGGTGGTGTGCCACCCCTCCGAGATCGACTGGCGCGATGACGACCTGATCCTGCTTTGCATGAAAAGCCAGGACACGCAGGCCGCGCTCGAGGATCTGCGTAGCGCCGGCGTCACGCGGCAGGCCCTTTTTTGCGCCCAGAACGGCGTGGCCAACGAAAGCGCGGCGCTGCGGCTGTTTCCCAATGTGCATGGCGTCACGGTGATGATGCCCGCGCTTTACCTTGTGCCGGGCGAGGTCGCGGTGTTCACCGAGCCGAAATTCGGAATCTTCGATCTGGGCCGCTACCCCGGTGGCGTCGACGCGGACGACCGGCGCATGGCCACCGCGCTCGAGGCGGCGATGATCGCCACCAATCTGCTGCCGGACGTGATGGCCAGCAAGCGCGGCAAGCTGCTGCTGAACCTTGGGAATATCCTGAAGGCGGCCCTCGGGCATCAGGCCGAGACCGGCACGTTGGGCCAGCGGGTGCGCGCCGAGGCCGAAGCGGTCTTTCGCGCGGCGGGGCTGGACTGGCAGCCACCGGAAGAAACCGACGCCCAGCGCGATGCCCTGATGCGGCCGGTCGACTCGTTGCCCGGGGTCGCACGGGTCGGCGGCTCGACGAATCAGAGCCTGCTGCGAGGGGCGATCCGGTTGGAAACGGATTACCTGAACGGGGAGATCGCGCTGTTGGGTCGGTTGCATGGCCTGGACACGCCGCTGAACGCGGGGCTATGCCGCGTGGCGGCGCATCTGGCGGTCAAGCGTCTGCGCCCCGGCGACATGACCCTGCCCGAGGTGGAGGCCATGCTGGCCATGGATCAGACCGAACCGATCTGA
- the tsaD gene encoding tRNA (adenosine(37)-N6)-threonylcarbamoyltransferase complex transferase subunit TsaD: protein MPRAPLILGLESSCDDTAAAVLRGPGDAPAILSSVVSSQTDLHAAFGGVVPEIAARAHTEKLDLMVEQALAEAGAALTDIDAIAVTSGPGLIGGVLAGVMAAKGLAMGAGKPLIGVNHLAGHALTPRLTDGAAFPYLMLLVSGGHCQFLRVDGPETFRRLGGTIDDAPGEAFDKVARILGLPQPGGPSVQAEARAGDATRFALPRPLMDRPGCDLSFSGLKTAVIRTRDQLTEAQGGLTPQDRADLCAAFQAAAADVLAGKSARALAACQGLTAFAVAGGVAANQSLRARLTTVAEAASVPFLAPPLSLCTDNAAMIAYAGLLAFEAGRRDDMTLSARPRWPLDRAAKPLIGSGRKGAKA from the coding sequence ATGCCCCGCGCGCCCCTGATCCTCGGCCTGGAATCCAGTTGCGACGACACCGCCGCCGCCGTGCTGCGCGGGCCGGGCGATGCGCCCGCGATCCTGTCCTCGGTCGTGTCCAGCCAGACCGATCTGCACGCGGCCTTCGGCGGCGTGGTGCCCGAGATCGCCGCGCGCGCCCATACCGAAAAGCTGGATCTGATGGTCGAGCAGGCCCTGGCCGAGGCAGGCGCTGCATTAACCGATATTGACGCGATAGCGGTTACAAGTGGGCCCGGCCTGATCGGGGGGGTGCTGGCCGGGGTCATGGCCGCCAAGGGGCTGGCCATGGGGGCGGGCAAACCGCTGATCGGGGTGAACCACCTCGCTGGCCATGCCCTGACCCCGCGCCTGACCGACGGGGCGGCCTTTCCCTACCTGATGCTGCTGGTTTCGGGCGGGCATTGCCAATTCTTGCGCGTCGACGGCCCCGAGACGTTCCGCCGTCTCGGCGGCACGATCGACGACGCCCCGGGCGAGGCCTTCGACAAGGTCGCACGCATCCTCGGCCTGCCGCAACCCGGTGGCCCTTCGGTCCAGGCCGAGGCGCGGGCGGGCGACGCGACCCGCTTCGCGCTGCCGCGCCCCCTGATGGATCGCCCCGGATGCGACCTCAGTTTCTCGGGCCTGAAAACCGCCGTGATCCGCACCCGCGATCAATTGACCGAGGCGCAGGGCGGGCTTACCCCGCAGGACCGCGCCGACCTTTGCGCCGCGTTCCAGGCGGCGGCGGCCGATGTGCTGGCGGGCAAATCCGCCCGCGCGCTGGCCGCCTGCCAGGGGCTGACCGCCTTTGCCGTCGCCGGGGGCGTGGCCGCCAACCAGAGCCTGCGCGCGCGCCTGACAACGGTGGCCGAGGCGGCAAGTGTGCCGTTCCTCGCCCCGCCACTCAGCCTGTGCACCGACAACGCGGCGATGATCGCCTATGCCGGATTGCTGGCCTTCGAGGCCGGGCGCCGGGATGACATGACCTTGTCGGCGCGGCCGCGCTGGCCACTGGATCGCGCGGCGAAACCCTTGATCGGATCGGGCAGGAAAGGGGCCAAGGCATGA
- a CDS encoding GNAT family N-acetyltransferase — translation MSEGLLRIRPARPEDAAALAPVFDAILASGIRSWTKDADAVLADYIAHPDRIAVHVVEADGGLGGVQSLRRSTGDTRWGVPAGWGIIGTHLAPEMQGRGAGRRLFAQSRQAARAAGLRIIVASISATSAQALGYYRAMGFRPARQEGRIIHHLLELEP, via the coding sequence GTGAGCGAGGGTCTGCTGCGGATCCGCCCGGCTCGGCCCGAGGATGCGGCCGCGCTGGCCCCGGTTTTCGACGCGATCCTTGCCTCGGGCATCCGGTCCTGGACCAAGGATGCCGATGCGGTGCTGGCCGACTATATCGCCCATCCCGACCGGATCGCCGTTCATGTGGTCGAAGCGGATGGCGGCCTTGGCGGGGTGCAATCGCTCAGGCGGTCAACCGGCGACACCCGTTGGGGGGTGCCTGCGGGGTGGGGCATCATCGGGACGCATCTTGCGCCCGAAATGCAAGGGCGAGGCGCCGGGCGGCGCCTGTTCGCGCAGTCGCGACAGGCCGCGCGGGCGGCCGGGCTGCGCATTATCGTCGCCTCGATCTCTGCCACATCCGCGCAGGCCCTTGGCTATTACCGCGCCATGGGCTTTCGCCCCGCGCGGCAGGAGGGCCGTATCATTCATCACCTGTTGGAGCTTGAGCCATGA